In Gambusia affinis linkage group LG06, SWU_Gaff_1.0, whole genome shotgun sequence, one DNA window encodes the following:
- the c18h3orf33 gene encoding protein C3orf33 homolog isoform X1, protein MRRENVNNMPETSRETETVERERDRQQRDQEHQTSRNVVSVISQLADDNLTLVRNISTGLAVAGVIVIARSIRVITKFQAASEIPARFIEGNVSLRGKVRSITERGIEVEHVPIYLPIISPLLSKHRDASTSPLLVHLAGVELTPEGKTWLQKNLVPPQTVWLKLISREDNMLHCLVSQSRQGSMWSYCMNEELLRLGLARSAPIAGLPPGSPLYWRLHKRLHRAEVKAEKKGRGLWKEEGLWERASKALKDNPLLRLMGRIFRRTRAE, encoded by the exons ATGCGTCGAGAAAATGTCAACAACATGCCGGAGACttccagagaaacagaaaccgtggagagagagagggacagACAACAAAGAGACCAGGAACACCAGACATCTCGTAACGTAGTGTCAGTGATATCTCAGTTAGCGGACGACAATTTGACTCTTGTGCGG AACATTAGCACTGGTCTGGCTGTTGCCGGTGTGATTGTAATCGCAAGGAGCATCAGAGTG ATCACGAAATTTCAAGCCGCTTCTGAGATCCCAGCCCGTTTCATTGAGGGCAACGTCAGCCTTCGAGGAAAAGTTCGTTCCATCACAGAGAGAGGAATAGAAGTGGAGCACGTCCCAATTTATCTGCCAATCATCTCTCCGTTGTTGTCAAAGCACCGGG ATGCGTCGACATCTCCACTGCTGGTGCATCTGGCTGGAGTGGAGCTGACGCCGGAGGGAAAGACGTGGCTGCAGAAGAACCTGGTTCCTCCTCAAACAGTTTGGCTGAAACTCATCAGCCGAGAGGACAACATGCTGCACTGTCTGGTGTCCCAGAGCCGG CAGGGGTCGATGTGGAGCTACTGCATGAACGAGGAGCTCCTCAGGCTCGGCCTGGCCCGCAGCGCTCCCATCGCGGGGCTCCCGCCGGGCTCTCCCCTCTACTGGCGCCTGCACAAACGGCTGCACAGGGCAGAGGTGAAAGCGGAGAAGAAGGGTCGGGGTCTGTGGAAGGAGGAGGGCTTGTGGGAGAGGGCTTCCAAAGCCCTCAAAGACAATCCGTTGCTCAGACTGATGGGGAGGATCTTTAGAAGGACTCGCGCTGAGTGA
- the c18h3orf33 gene encoding protein C3orf33 homolog isoform X2 has translation MRRENVNNMPETSRETETVERERDRQQRDQEHQTSRNVVSVISQLADDNLTLVRNISTGLAVAGVIVIARSIRVITKFQAASEIPARFIEGNVSLRGKVRSITERGIEVEHVPIYLPIISPLLSKHRDASTSPLLVHLAGVELTPEGKTWLQKNLVPPQTVWLKLISREDNMLHCLVSQSRGSMWSYCMNEELLRLGLARSAPIAGLPPGSPLYWRLHKRLHRAEVKAEKKGRGLWKEEGLWERASKALKDNPLLRLMGRIFRRTRAE, from the exons ATGCGTCGAGAAAATGTCAACAACATGCCGGAGACttccagagaaacagaaaccgtggagagagagagggacagACAACAAAGAGACCAGGAACACCAGACATCTCGTAACGTAGTGTCAGTGATATCTCAGTTAGCGGACGACAATTTGACTCTTGTGCGG AACATTAGCACTGGTCTGGCTGTTGCCGGTGTGATTGTAATCGCAAGGAGCATCAGAGTG ATCACGAAATTTCAAGCCGCTTCTGAGATCCCAGCCCGTTTCATTGAGGGCAACGTCAGCCTTCGAGGAAAAGTTCGTTCCATCACAGAGAGAGGAATAGAAGTGGAGCACGTCCCAATTTATCTGCCAATCATCTCTCCGTTGTTGTCAAAGCACCGGG ATGCGTCGACATCTCCACTGCTGGTGCATCTGGCTGGAGTGGAGCTGACGCCGGAGGGAAAGACGTGGCTGCAGAAGAACCTGGTTCCTCCTCAAACAGTTTGGCTGAAACTCATCAGCCGAGAGGACAACATGCTGCACTGTCTGGTGTCCCAGAGCCGG GGGTCGATGTGGAGCTACTGCATGAACGAGGAGCTCCTCAGGCTCGGCCTGGCCCGCAGCGCTCCCATCGCGGGGCTCCCGCCGGGCTCTCCCCTCTACTGGCGCCTGCACAAACGGCTGCACAGGGCAGAGGTGAAAGCGGAGAAGAAGGGTCGGGGTCTGTGGAAGGAGGAGGGCTTGTGGGAGAGGGCTTCCAAAGCCCTCAAAGACAATCCGTTGCTCAGACTGATGGGGAGGATCTTTAGAAGGACTCGCGCTGAGTGA